One Nostoc punctiforme PCC 73102 DNA window includes the following coding sequences:
- the pstC gene encoding phosphate ABC transporter permease subunit PstC, with the protein MENSSDDSNLGDESFNLTGISGANFWFDQGFTRLVYFFAVITVAVLFLMSSVIFSEALPAIKQFGLGFLWGKDWDTGNQIFGALPYIYGTLVSSAIAILFAVPVGMAVALVTSENFLPTSLRTILAFVVELIAAIPSVIIGLWAIFVFIPVLEPLQKWLANTFKWIPLFNTEDPSGTNMLTAGVILAIMILPTMAAISRDVLMAIPKELRSASMALGGTRWETIFRVLLPSGFSGIVSAAMLALGRALGETMAVTMVIGNSAQISASLLDPAYTIPSVLANEFAEAEPGLHIGALSYLGLILFGLTLAVNIGAMLLVKWVGRKNK; encoded by the coding sequence ATGGAAAATTCATCAGATGATTCAAATCTAGGCGATGAAAGTTTCAATCTAACAGGTATCAGTGGCGCAAATTTCTGGTTTGACCAAGGTTTTACACGGCTGGTATACTTTTTTGCCGTGATTACTGTTGCAGTACTATTTTTGATGAGTTCGGTAATTTTCTCAGAAGCTTTACCAGCTATCAAGCAGTTTGGACTGGGATTTTTGTGGGGAAAAGATTGGGATACAGGTAATCAGATTTTTGGTGCATTACCCTATATTTATGGAACTTTGGTAAGTAGTGCGATCGCTATTTTATTTGCTGTCCCGGTGGGAATGGCAGTAGCCTTAGTCACGAGTGAAAATTTCTTACCGACATCGCTGCGAACCATCCTAGCATTTGTTGTGGAATTAATTGCAGCAATTCCCAGTGTAATTATTGGTCTATGGGCGATTTTTGTCTTTATTCCAGTTCTAGAACCTCTACAAAAGTGGCTAGCTAACACTTTTAAATGGATACCACTGTTTAATACAGAAGATCCTTCTGGGACTAATATGTTGACTGCTGGAGTTATTCTAGCCATCATGATTTTGCCCACAATGGCAGCAATTAGCCGTGATGTCTTAATGGCTATCCCTAAAGAATTACGTAGTGCATCTATGGCTTTGGGTGGCACTCGTTGGGAAACAATTTTTCGAGTCTTGCTACCATCGGGATTTTCTGGAATTGTGAGTGCAGCCATGCTTGCTTTGGGACGTGCTTTGGGTGAAACAATGGCTGTCACTATGGTGATTGGCAACTCTGCTCAAATCAGCGCTTCTTTACTCGATCCAGCTTATACAATTCCCTCTGTATTAGCTAATGAATTTGCTGAAGCTGAACCGGGATTGCATATAGGTGCTTTAAGCTATTTGGGATT
- the pstS gene encoding phosphate ABC transporter substrate-binding protein PstS produces MIFSTTTLNRVIATSLVTTSVALSPFFGAIAQAETLNGAGATFPAPLYERYAREVKKKYPDLKINYQAIGSGGGIRQVTAGTVDFGGSDAAMKDDEISKVKNGVILVPTAGGAVSVVYNLPGVNDLKLSRKTLPEIFSGQITKWDDAKIKADNPGVNLPSQAIKFVVRADGSGTTFIFTNHLSATSGYFKGRVGANTAPKWNLPNVLKGKGNPGVAAIVSRTPGSIGYVEYAYAVKNNLKSALVQNKKGEFVAPSLESANAALSTVTFPDNYRVFVGEPAQGYPIVGLTWMMVYKQYANAAKADAIKKWINWVLKDGQQYNDDLNYTKIPSDVANRVLQTVNSSVKP; encoded by the coding sequence ATGATTTTTTCGACCACCACCTTGAATCGTGTCATTGCTACTTCATTGGTGACAACTTCTGTTGCACTTAGTCCATTTTTTGGTGCGATCGCACAAGCTGAAACTCTCAATGGTGCAGGAGCAACTTTTCCGGCTCCGCTTTACGAACGGTATGCTCGTGAAGTGAAGAAGAAATATCCAGACTTGAAAATTAACTATCAAGCAATTGGTAGTGGCGGCGGTATTCGTCAAGTCACCGCTGGAACCGTTGACTTTGGTGGTAGTGATGCTGCAATGAAAGATGATGAAATCAGTAAAGTCAAGAACGGTGTAATCTTAGTACCTACAGCAGGTGGTGCCGTTTCTGTTGTTTATAATCTTCCAGGTGTTAACGATCTCAAGTTGTCCCGTAAGACACTACCAGAAATTTTCTCAGGTCAAATTACCAAATGGGATGACGCAAAAATTAAAGCTGATAATCCCGGTGTCAATCTACCAAGTCAAGCAATTAAATTTGTTGTTCGCGCTGATGGTAGCGGTACAACTTTCATTTTCACTAACCACTTAAGTGCTACCAGCGGTTATTTTAAAGGCAGAGTTGGAGCTAACACTGCTCCAAAATGGAATCTGCCAAACGTCCTGAAAGGCAAAGGCAATCCAGGCGTAGCTGCTATAGTATCTCGTACTCCTGGTTCTATTGGTTATGTAGAATATGCCTACGCCGTCAAAAACAATCTGAAATCAGCACTAGTACAAAATAAGAAAGGAGAATTTGTTGCTCCTTCTTTAGAGTCTGCAAATGCAGCTTTGTCAACTGTCACTTTTCCAGACAATTACCGTGTTTTTGTAGGAGAACCAGCACAAGGTTATCCGATCGTTGGCCTTACTTGGATGATGGTTTACAAACAGTATGCTAATGCTGCTAAAGCTGATGCAATTAAGAAATGGATTAATTGGGTATTGAAGGACGGTCAACAGTATAACGATGACCTCAACTACACCAAAATTCCATCTGATGTAGCAAATCGGGTGCTTCAAACAGTGAATAGCTCTGTCAAACCTTAA